The proteins below are encoded in one region of Microcoleus sp. FACHB-672:
- the cobT gene encoding nicotinate mononucleotide-dependent phosphoribosyltransferase CobT yields MIHTYTQIQQGRRWLERYRGRSPAFACVLGFTETGLIPGISAAGATPDDRRYTAVADAEFLYNGPVAQPDYPLPPLTAGASPVFISRAVVEALDIPIYLLNAGLSVKLTVPAIDLGGTPARCLTTGSALELSTVKLLLEQGLEWGQRLAKDFDYLIIGECVVGGTTTALAVLTGLGIQAAGKVNSSHPNCNHGQKAAVVQAGLQRAGFWPEDSLTSIHSSLDPLQLVAAVGDPMQIAVAGMAIAASRTAGVLLAGGTQMLAVYALIESIARQYALKWRSEEIVVGTTRWVAEDPTGDTVGLAKAIGSVPLLATGLTFAASGYGVLQAYEQGYVKEGMGAGGCAIAAHLYQGWNQTQLLNAIEALVGRC; encoded by the coding sequence ATGATTCATACTTACACGCAAATACAACAAGGCCGGCGATGGCTGGAACGGTATCGGGGACGATCACCGGCTTTTGCTTGCGTGTTAGGCTTTACCGAAACCGGCCTGATTCCGGGTATTTCTGCTGCCGGTGCAACACCAGATGACCGACGCTACACAGCAGTGGCGGATGCTGAATTTTTATATAACGGCCCTGTAGCGCAACCTGATTATCCTTTACCGCCTCTGACTGCCGGTGCATCGCCAGTGTTCATTTCTCGTGCGGTTGTGGAAGCGTTGGACATTCCCATTTATTTATTGAATGCCGGTTTGTCGGTTAAGCTTACGGTGCCGGCAATTGATTTAGGCGGCACACCGGCACGTTGTCTCACCACCGGCAGCGCCTTAGAACTTTCTACCGTAAAACTGCTACTAGAGCAGGGGCTAGAGTGGGGGCAGCGATTAGCCAAAGACTTTGACTATTTAATCATCGGCGAGTGCGTGGTTGGGGGAACGACAACCGCCCTAGCTGTTTTAACCGGCTTGGGCATTCAGGCAGCCGGTAAGGTCAACAGTAGCCATCCCAACTGTAATCATGGACAAAAAGCAGCTGTCGTACAAGCGGGTTTGCAACGAGCCGGTTTTTGGCCCGAAGATTCCCTGACTTCTATACATTCCTCCCTTGATCCCCTACAACTCGTTGCGGCGGTAGGAGATCCTATGCAGATAGCGGTCGCTGGAATGGCGATTGCAGCCAGTCGCACTGCTGGCGTCTTACTAGCCGGCGGCACGCAAATGCTGGCCGTCTATGCCCTCATAGAATCCATCGCCCGCCAATACGCCCTAAAGTGGCGTTCAGAGGAAATTGTTGTGGGAACGACCCGGTGGGTGGCAGAAGATCCCACCGGCGACACTGTGGGACTCGCCAAAGCCATTGGATCGGTGCCTCTGCTCGCGACTGGGCTAACGTTTGCGGCCTCTGGCTATGGGGTGCTACAAGCTTATGAACAGGGCTACGTCAAGGAGGGGATGGGTGCCGGTGGCTGTGCAATTGCGGCTCACCTTTACCAGGGCTGGAATCAAACCCAACTTCTCAATGCTATTGAAGCGTTAGTCGGGCGTTGTTGA
- a CDS encoding DUF2232 domain-containing protein, translating to MSNPFSDSNSSHPNNSGETENKNDLEKFLHPESGVEPISDTSESLPHTEIDKALSQPKLGNPAPLIMVETAFLASTASLIWLINYYFPLGPILRIFFPVPIALVYLRWGNRAAWMAALVSGLLLSVLMGPMRSIQFVIPFGVLGVVLGLLWRRGAGWSVSIFIGMLIASFGFFFRIWLVSILLGEDLWAYITIQITEFTQWGFERLGLLQQPSLPVVQVVALLMVMLNNIVYLFAVHLAACLLLERLGNPIPPPPPWVQVLLDEE from the coding sequence ATGAGCAATCCTTTTAGCGATAGCAACTCTTCTCATCCAAACAACTCCGGTGAAACTGAAAACAAGAACGATCTGGAAAAATTCCTTCACCCTGAATCTGGGGTTGAGCCGATAAGCGACACGTCAGAGTCCCTTCCGCATACTGAAATTGACAAAGCTCTTTCCCAACCAAAATTGGGAAACCCAGCCCCCTTAATCATGGTGGAAACGGCTTTTTTGGCTAGTACCGCCAGCCTGATTTGGCTAATCAATTACTATTTTCCCTTAGGGCCGATTTTACGGATCTTCTTTCCCGTGCCGATCGCATTAGTCTATTTGCGCTGGGGCAACCGGGCAGCGTGGATGGCTGCGTTAGTGTCCGGGTTGCTGTTATCCGTGCTAATGGGTCCGATGCGTAGCATTCAATTTGTGATCCCCTTTGGAGTGTTAGGGGTTGTGCTGGGGTTGCTGTGGCGGCGTGGTGCCGGCTGGAGTGTTTCAATTTTCATTGGAATGCTAATTGCTTCTTTTGGCTTCTTCTTCCGCATTTGGTTGGTCTCAATTCTTCTGGGTGAAGACCTCTGGGCTTACATAACTATCCAAATTACAGAGTTCACTCAATGGGGATTTGAAAGGCTGGGATTGCTACAGCAGCCAAGTTTGCCGGTGGTTCAGGTCGTTGCCTTGTTAATGGTGATGCTCAATAACATTGTTTACTTGTTTGCAGTACATCTAGCAGCTTGTCTGCTGCTGGAACGCTTGGGCAACCCAATTCCCCCGCCTCCACCTTGGGTGCAAGTATTGCTGGATGAAGAATAA
- a CDS encoding universal stress protein, with the protein MSFQKILVALDDSQLSKVVFNRALEMAQANHARMMLFHCVSQEMSGESLAVLPVELGLYPELMDNAYQTEHLRVEQRIEQVQGMLAEYSKTATVLEVPTEFDYKIGDAGECLCQVAKNWGSDVIVLGRRGRTGWAEALLGSVSNYVGHRAPCSVLVIQQVEMLESMAL; encoded by the coding sequence ATGAGTTTTCAAAAAATTCTCGTTGCCCTAGATGACTCTCAATTAAGCAAGGTTGTCTTTAACCGTGCTCTAGAGATGGCTCAGGCGAATCATGCCCGGATGATGCTGTTTCACTGTGTCAGCCAGGAAATGAGCGGTGAGTCTTTAGCCGTGCTGCCGGTCGAGCTGGGTTTGTATCCAGAACTGATGGATAATGCCTACCAAACCGAACATCTGCGCGTTGAACAGCGCATCGAGCAAGTCCAGGGAATGCTTGCTGAGTATTCCAAAACTGCAACCGTGTTGGAAGTCCCTACAGAATTTGATTACAAGATCGGTGATGCGGGAGAATGTCTTTGCCAAGTCGCAAAGAATTGGGGATCGGATGTGATTGTGCTAGGACGTCGGGGGCGAACAGGATGGGCAGAAGCTTTGTTGGGAAGTGTCAGCAATTATGTCGGACACCGTGCTCCCTGTTCTGTGCTGGTGATTCAGCAGGTGGAGATGCTAGAATCGATGGCTTTGTAA
- a CDS encoding Crp/Fnr family transcriptional regulator — MEDRYSQRDSNHNVEQLIRSTPFFGGLPEEIVDRATAHIVSRSHPPNQVILLENDWGSSVYFILDGWVKIRTYNLDGKEVTLNILGKGELFGEMAALDEVPRSTDVITLAPTTIGNLPAQDFVKLLNTEPLAGIRLAQLMARRLRQVNRRLRLRESDSTSRVADILLFLAEGQGKLSAEGTEIPNLPHRELSSLSGLARETVTRVLSKLEKKGLILRERDVLCIPDMHALERLLV; from the coding sequence ATGGAAGACCGATACAGCCAGCGCGACTCCAACCATAATGTGGAGCAATTGATTCGCTCTACTCCTTTTTTTGGAGGTCTCCCAGAAGAGATCGTTGACAGAGCCACCGCTCATATTGTTAGCCGCAGTCATCCACCGAACCAAGTGATTTTGCTGGAGAATGACTGGGGCAGTTCTGTGTACTTTATTTTGGATGGTTGGGTCAAAATTCGTACCTACAATCTTGATGGTAAGGAAGTGACCTTAAATATTCTGGGTAAAGGAGAACTCTTTGGCGAGATGGCAGCGCTTGATGAAGTGCCGCGCTCAACAGATGTCATTACACTTGCGCCTACAACCATTGGTAATTTACCGGCTCAAGATTTTGTCAAGCTGCTCAACACAGAACCCCTAGCTGGTATTCGGCTAGCCCAGCTGATGGCGCGGCGTCTAAGGCAAGTTAACCGCCGCCTGCGGCTGCGTGAGTCGGACAGTACCTCACGCGTGGCGGATATTTTACTGTTTTTAGCGGAGGGACAAGGCAAACTATCCGCTGAAGGAACCGAGATCCCAAATTTACCGCATCGAGAATTGAGCAGTCTCAGTGGACTGGCGCGGGAAACAGTGACACGGGTGCTGAGCAAGTTAGAAAAAAAAGGGCTAATCTTGCGCGAACGTGATGTTCTTTGCATTCCTGATATGCACGCTCTAGAGCGTCTTCTGGTTTAA